A genomic segment from Roseibium algicola encodes:
- a CDS encoding transglycosylase SLT domain-containing protein: protein MRVADTASIASRIELAFQSASTSTGTSFDYLVKTAARESSFNPTAKARTSSATGLFQFIESTWLETMKEAGPKHGLEKYSDQIQRSKSGKFYVSDPQMRREILDLRKDPEISSMMAGALTQKNSQYLERRIGREPSDGELYMAHFLGANGASRLIDAAGASPDMRADKVFSAQARANKPIFYHSNGKARSMQEVYEVIVSKHDAVTMIAQASTNKDLRTSGELTQVATLPNAKPADGAATINQKSFDHLAGDPAAAFAMRTKPAGPGQIARADTTGPQLPQGELFQLAKTDVPLPERTAGQGATTTASAAFLEESVGSVTPDRPVPQTTREAAIDGDDFDASNRVLSAFQATETANPFEALFRNDAASNQAGVNPRFASAFAAVEEAALVSALSGASNQVQAQELALVNQGGPLDLTRFLRLKAEEEQKDLLPPA from the coding sequence ATGCGAGTTGCTGACACCGCCTCGATCGCGTCTAGGATCGAGCTTGCGTTTCAGTCTGCGAGTACTTCAACGGGGACGTCATTCGACTACCTGGTGAAGACAGCTGCGCGGGAATCGTCATTCAACCCAACGGCAAAGGCCAGAACATCCAGCGCCACCGGGTTGTTCCAATTCATTGAATCCACCTGGCTGGAGACAATGAAGGAAGCTGGTCCGAAACACGGTCTTGAAAAATACTCCGATCAGATTCAACGCTCCAAGAGCGGAAAGTTCTATGTAAGCGACCCGCAAATGCGGCGGGAGATTCTCGACCTTCGGAAGGATCCGGAAATCTCGTCCATGATGGCAGGGGCGCTCACGCAGAAGAATTCCCAGTACCTGGAACGCAGAATCGGGCGCGAACCGAGCGACGGCGAGCTCTATATGGCTCATTTTCTTGGTGCCAACGGCGCAAGCAGATTGATTGATGCGGCCGGCGCCAGCCCGGACATGCGTGCCGACAAGGTTTTTTCCGCCCAGGCACGCGCCAACAAACCGATCTTCTATCATTCGAACGGCAAGGCCCGCTCGATGCAGGAAGTTTACGAGGTTATCGTTTCCAAGCACGATGCCGTCACGATGATTGCGCAGGCCAGCACCAACAAGGACCTGCGGACATCGGGAGAACTCACGCAGGTCGCGACGCTGCCGAATGCAAAGCCTGCGGACGGCGCTGCGACGATCAACCAGAAATCCTTCGATCATCTGGCAGGAGATCCGGCTGCCGCCTTCGCAATGCGGACGAAACCCGCTGGCCCCGGCCAGATCGCGAGAGCTGACACCACAGGCCCTCAATTGCCTCAGGGCGAACTGTTTCAATTGGCAAAGACGGATGTGCCGCTACCTGAGCGCACGGCAGGGCAGGGGGCAACCACAACGGCAAGCGCAGCTTTCCTGGAAGAAAGTGTCGGCTCTGTGACCCCGGACCGTCCGGTGCCGCAAACCACACGCGAAGCAGCCATTGATGGTGATGATTTCGACGCAAGCAACAGGGTTCTGTCGGCCTTCCAGGCGACGGAAACAGCCAATCCGTTCGAGGCTCTGTTCCGCAATGACGCGGCTTCGAACCAGGCAGGCGTCAACCCGCGCTTTGCGTCGGCTTTCGCCGCTGTGGAAGAAGCGGCCCTTGTCAGCGCCCTGTCCGGAGCTTCCAACCAGGTGCAGGCACAGGAACTGGCGTTGGTGAATCAGGGTGGACCGCTGGACCTGACGCGTTTCCTGCGCCTGAAGGCAGAAGAGGAACAAAAGGACCTGCTGCCACCGGCTTGA
- a CDS encoding nitroreductase family protein, with amino-acid sequence MPSNSAGSPATLDFLRQRRSHPSVTMTAPGPSEEQINDILTIAARVPDHGKLAPWRFVLYRPEQGRTIGSWLADRYEALNGPLDGEQRQKELTRFTRAPLVIGVLSQAAEHPKIPVWEQELSAGAVCMNLLTAAAASGFASQWLSEWFAFDEDAARYLGARDGERFAGFVHIGTPTQPPFERPRPDLADIVSTWTETD; translated from the coding sequence ATGCCGAGTAACAGCGCCGGTTCGCCGGCAACTCTGGACTTTCTGCGACAGCGGCGCTCCCACCCCTCTGTTACCATGACAGCCCCGGGGCCGAGCGAAGAACAGATCAACGACATTCTGACCATTGCAGCGCGCGTGCCAGACCATGGCAAGCTGGCGCCCTGGCGTTTCGTTCTCTACAGGCCGGAACAGGGACGCACGATCGGTTCCTGGCTGGCGGACCGGTATGAAGCACTCAACGGACCGCTCGACGGCGAGCAACGCCAGAAGGAACTGACCCGCTTCACCCGTGCACCATTGGTGATCGGTGTTCTAAGCCAGGCAGCCGAGCATCCGAAAATCCCGGTCTGGGAACAGGAGCTTTCCGCCGGCGCCGTCTGCATGAATCTTCTGACAGCCGCGGCAGCATCAGGTTTCGCGTCGCAGTGGCTGTCCGAATGGTTTGCCTTCGATGAAGATGCTGCCCGTTACCTTGGCGCGCGAGACGGAGAGCGGTTTGCGGGGTTCGTACATATCGGAACTCCGACACAGCCACCTTTCGAGCGTCCGCGCCCCGACCTTGCCGATATTGTATCCACCTGGACAGAGACCGACTGA
- a CDS encoding caspase family protein, whose product MKQIIACLLLLVFAASAAHAERRVALVIGNSGYANVAELKNPYNDAKGMSDKLTDLGFDVVTGLDLSLRDMRQTVREFIKKLDNADLALFFYAGHGIQVNGENYLVPVDAELSTHLDLDFEALPANLVLNAMEQSTKVNLVFLDACRNNPFTENLARSMGTRSSAVGRGLAKIGSGVGSLVSFATQPGNVALDGDGENSPFTTALIKHLGTPGQDITRDLVMVRRDVLEATKGQQVPWDNSSLTGEVILKQLEMVQPVEPEKPAINPQIELAYWDSIKSGESIAYFETYLTRYPEGQFADIAKIRIDELKSRSEAEAARNAKPDTSAEIAFWQSIQNATRPEMYETYLEQYPDGIYAKLARLNISSLQQQAEAAATAAAAAKAAKAADASNSTSPAQEITVAALPQQETVSTEPAPAIVPSTSSRSLSPEELATAMQTELNRLGCSVGRVDGDWGNRSRQALRTFSREAGVDLASLDPDPSILDRLKQSTGRVCPLTCGRNQELKNGKCIAVRQETPSKSNEKSNSTKTVQSSGACPANPTASSRRLVHFNNRQITATITHPCGRQVICNRNLKSGTQPTCFWR is encoded by the coding sequence GTGAAGCAGATAATCGCATGCCTGTTGCTACTTGTGTTTGCCGCAAGCGCGGCACATGCCGAACGAAGGGTAGCTCTCGTAATAGGGAATTCCGGCTACGCGAATGTCGCGGAGCTGAAGAACCCCTACAATGATGCCAAGGGCATGTCGGACAAGCTGACGGACCTCGGATTCGATGTTGTCACAGGTCTCGACCTCAGCTTGAGGGACATGCGCCAGACCGTGCGCGAGTTCATCAAGAAGCTCGACAACGCTGACCTTGCCCTGTTCTTCTATGCCGGCCATGGCATCCAGGTGAACGGCGAGAATTATCTCGTCCCGGTCGACGCCGAACTCAGCACTCATCTCGACCTTGATTTCGAGGCCCTGCCCGCAAATCTTGTGCTCAATGCCATGGAGCAAAGCACGAAGGTCAACCTGGTCTTTCTGGATGCCTGCCGAAACAACCCGTTTACGGAAAACCTCGCCCGGTCCATGGGGACGCGCTCAAGCGCAGTCGGTCGTGGACTTGCGAAGATCGGCTCCGGTGTCGGCTCCCTGGTTTCCTTCGCCACCCAGCCGGGCAATGTCGCGCTTGACGGCGATGGCGAGAACAGCCCGTTTACAACTGCCCTGATCAAGCATCTCGGCACGCCCGGTCAGGACATCACCCGCGACCTGGTAATGGTGCGCCGGGACGTTCTGGAAGCCACCAAGGGCCAGCAGGTTCCCTGGGACAATTCCTCGCTGACTGGCGAAGTCATTCTCAAACAGCTTGAGATGGTTCAGCCCGTCGAACCGGAGAAGCCCGCGATCAACCCGCAAATCGAACTGGCCTACTGGGATTCCATCAAGTCCGGCGAATCTATTGCCTATTTCGAAACCTACCTGACCCGATATCCCGAAGGCCAGTTCGCGGATATCGCCAAGATCCGGATCGATGAGCTCAAGAGCCGCAGCGAGGCAGAAGCTGCCCGCAACGCGAAGCCCGACACCTCCGCTGAAATCGCTTTCTGGCAATCAATCCAGAACGCCACCCGGCCGGAAATGTATGAAACCTATCTGGAGCAATATCCGGACGGGATCTACGCCAAGCTGGCAAGGCTGAATATATCTTCACTGCAACAGCAGGCGGAAGCGGCAGCTACTGCCGCCGCTGCGGCAAAGGCAGCCAAGGCTGCGGACGCCTCCAACAGCACGTCCCCTGCGCAGGAGATAACCGTTGCTGCCCTGCCGCAGCAGGAAACAGTATCAACCGAACCTGCTCCAGCAATTGTTCCTTCAACAAGCAGCCGGTCACTCTCGCCTGAAGAACTCGCCACTGCAATGCAAACCGAATTGAACCGCCTTGGGTGTTCGGTTGGTCGTGTTGATGGTGATTGGGGCAACCGTAGCCGGCAGGCTTTGAGGACTTTCAGCCGCGAAGCAGGTGTCGATCTTGCCTCGCTCGACCCGGACCCTTCAATTCTAGACCGTCTGAAGCAATCGACAGGCCGAGTGTGCCCGCTGACATGTGGCCGAAATCAGGAACTGAAGAACGGCAAGTGCATCGCCGTTCGGCAGGAGACACCCTCCAAATCGAACGAGAAGTCCAACTCCACTAAGACAGTACAATCAAGTGGTGCTTGCCCCGCCAATCCGACGGCATCTTCCAGAAGGCTGGTTCATTTCAACAACCGGCAGATCACTGCGACCATCACACACCCTTGCGGTCGGCAAGTGATTTGCAATCGCAACCTCAAATCAGGCACACAGCCGACTTGTTTCTGGAGGTAA
- the thrS gene encoding threonine--tRNA ligase, producing MIELTFPDNSVRQYEPGTTGLAVAEGISKSLAKKAVAMALDGELKDLTDPISGNHQIEIVTRDDPRALELIRHDAAHVMAEAVQELWPGTQVTIGPVIENGFYYDFKRVHPDTGADWPFTPEELPVIEKKMREIIGRGAQFTKEVWSRDEAKRYFAAKGEDYKVELVDAIPEDQELKIYKQGQWLDLCRGPHMVSTRQIGDAFKLMKVAGAYWRGDSNNEMLTRIYATAWHSEKELKAYLHMLEEAEKRDHRKLGREMDLFHFQEEGPGVVFWHPKGWDMFQSLIAYKRRVLKDTYKEVNAPQVLHTSLWETSGHWTWYKENMFSVQCADPEAEDERVFALKPMNCPGHVQIFKHGLKSYRDLPMRLAEFGAVHRYEPSGALHGLMRVRGFTQDDAHVFCTEEQMADECLKINDLILSVYEDFGFDEIVVKLSTRPEKRVGTDEAWDHAEAIMSDVLKQIEAQSGGRVKTDILPGEGAFYGPKFEYTLRDAIGREWQCGTTQVDFNLPERFGAFYVDKDGEKKTPVMIHRAICGSMERFLGILIENFAGHFPLWFAPLQIVVATITSEADDYGQEVADLLKAKGLKVETDFRNEKINYKVREHSLAKVPVIIVCGMREAEERTVNVRRLGSKDQTPMGLDEAIAAFVEEATPPDLK from the coding sequence ATGATTGAACTTACTTTCCCCGACAATTCCGTGCGCCAGTACGAGCCAGGCACCACAGGCCTTGCCGTCGCCGAAGGCATTTCCAAGTCGCTGGCCAAAAAGGCCGTGGCAATGGCTCTCGACGGGGAACTGAAAGATCTCACCGACCCGATCAGCGGCAATCACCAGATCGAGATTGTCACCCGCGACGACCCGCGCGCCCTTGAACTGATCCGCCACGATGCGGCCCACGTCATGGCCGAAGCCGTGCAAGAACTGTGGCCCGGTACCCAGGTGACCATCGGTCCGGTGATCGAAAACGGCTTTTACTACGACTTCAAGCGCGTTCACCCGGACACGGGCGCCGACTGGCCATTCACGCCGGAAGAGCTGCCGGTTATCGAAAAGAAGATGCGCGAGATCATCGGCCGCGGTGCGCAGTTCACCAAGGAAGTGTGGAGCCGCGACGAAGCGAAGCGCTATTTCGCAGCCAAGGGCGAGGACTACAAGGTCGAGCTCGTTGATGCGATTCCGGAAGATCAGGAACTCAAGATCTACAAGCAGGGCCAGTGGCTGGACCTGTGCCGGGGTCCGCATATGGTCTCCACCCGGCAGATCGGCGATGCCTTCAAGCTGATGAAGGTGGCCGGCGCCTACTGGCGCGGCGACAGCAACAACGAAATGCTGACGCGCATCTACGCAACGGCGTGGCACAGCGAGAAGGAGCTCAAAGCCTACCTTCACATGCTGGAAGAGGCCGAAAAGCGCGACCACCGCAAACTGGGCCGGGAAATGGACCTGTTCCATTTCCAGGAAGAAGGACCGGGTGTTGTCTTCTGGCACCCGAAAGGCTGGGACATGTTCCAGAGCCTGATCGCCTACAAGCGCCGGGTTCTGAAGGACACCTACAAGGAAGTGAACGCACCGCAGGTGCTGCACACGTCGCTTTGGGAAACCTCCGGTCACTGGACCTGGTACAAGGAGAACATGTTCTCCGTGCAGTGTGCCGATCCGGAAGCCGAGGACGAGCGTGTCTTCGCGCTGAAGCCGATGAACTGCCCCGGGCACGTACAGATCTTCAAGCACGGGCTGAAGAGCTACCGCGATCTGCCGATGCGCCTTGCCGAGTTCGGTGCGGTGCACCGCTACGAACCGTCTGGTGCACTTCACGGTCTGATGCGCGTGCGCGGCTTCACCCAGGACGATGCCCATGTGTTCTGTACCGAAGAGCAGATGGCGGATGAGTGTCTCAAGATCAACGACCTGATCCTGTCTGTGTATGAAGACTTCGGCTTCGACGAGATCGTGGTGAAACTGTCCACCCGTCCGGAAAAGCGCGTCGGCACCGACGAGGCATGGGATCACGCGGAAGCGATCATGTCCGATGTGCTGAAGCAGATCGAAGCCCAGTCGGGCGGCCGGGTGAAGACCGACATCCTGCCGGGTGAGGGTGCTTTCTACGGTCCGAAGTTCGAGTACACCCTGCGCGATGCCATCGGCCGTGAATGGCAGTGCGGCACGACGCAGGTTGACTTCAACCTGCCGGAACGCTTTGGTGCCTTCTACGTCGACAAGGACGGCGAGAAGAAGACACCGGTGATGATCCACCGCGCGATCTGCGGGTCCATGGAACGGTTCCTGGGTATCCTGATCGAGAACTTCGCCGGTCACTTCCCGCTGTGGTTTGCGCCGCTGCAGATCGTGGTGGCAACGATCACTTCGGAAGCCGACGATTACGGCCAGGAAGTGGCAGATCTGCTCAAGGCGAAAGGCCTCAAGGTCGAGACCGATTTCCGCAATGAGAAGATCAACTACAAGGTCCGCGAACACTCGCTGGCCAAGGTGCCGGTGATCATCGTGTGCGGCATGCGTGAAGCCGAGGAGCGGACCGTGAACGTTCGCCGTCTCGGTTCCAAGGACCAGACCCCGATGGGCCTCGACGAGGCAATTGCGGCGTTCGTTGAAGAAGCGACGCCGCCAGACCTGAAGTAA
- a CDS encoding lysophospholipid acyltransferase family protein, with protein sequence MNYAEFSYANPEHPPLKRWTIRTIEGLSGRRKLVNIYEVWKETMVGTSDYIWNDLLGLINLNVSVADGEWPPKDLPEGPLVLIANHPYGIGDGLAILALAEQLGRPFKILINNELLKVPEVRPFSLPVDFEETKEALKTNMATRKEALRLLQEGTTIIVFPGGGVATAAKPFGRAEELPWKTFTAKMIRSSRATVLPLYFDGQNSWLFHLVSKYSLTLRLALLVREFRRILGSVMTARAGRAIPFETLSGFGDQKEIMDFLQTKVMEMAPPTRTRRLLGRRR encoded by the coding sequence GTGAACTACGCTGAATTCAGTTATGCCAATCCTGAGCATCCACCGCTGAAGCGTTGGACCATCCGCACCATTGAAGGTCTCTCCGGCCGGCGAAAGCTGGTCAACATCTACGAGGTGTGGAAGGAAACGATGGTCGGCACGTCCGACTATATCTGGAATGACCTTCTCGGCCTGATCAACCTCAACGTTTCGGTTGCAGATGGCGAATGGCCGCCGAAGGATCTGCCGGAGGGTCCACTGGTGCTTATCGCCAATCATCCCTACGGCATTGGCGATGGTCTAGCGATCCTGGCACTCGCGGAACAGCTTGGCCGCCCGTTCAAGATCCTGATCAACAACGAGTTGCTGAAGGTACCGGAAGTCCGGCCGTTTTCGCTGCCGGTCGATTTCGAGGAAACCAAGGAAGCGCTCAAGACCAACATGGCCACTCGCAAGGAGGCGCTGCGCCTGCTGCAGGAAGGCACGACCATTATCGTTTTTCCAGGTGGTGGCGTGGCAACGGCTGCCAAGCCATTCGGCCGTGCGGAAGAACTGCCCTGGAAGACTTTCACGGCAAAAATGATCCGGTCTTCGAGAGCAACCGTCCTTCCGCTTTATTTCGACGGGCAGAATTCCTGGCTGTTCCACCTGGTCAGCAAATACTCGCTGACCCTTCGTCTGGCGCTGCTTGTGCGCGAGTTTCGCCGTATCCTCGGGTCTGTGATGACCGCACGCGCGGGCAGGGCAATCCCGTTCGAAACGCTTTCGGGATTTGGCGATCAGAAGGAGATCATGGATTTCCTGCAGACCAAGGTCATGGAGATGGCGCCACCCACACGGACCCGGCGTTTGCTCGGCCGGCGGCGTTAG
- a CDS encoding DUF2336 domain-containing protein has product MNAHDFHPLNEVDERTLDIRAAEEFAERYLAAEPGSQEQTSMAAALTILLDDPSRAVRKAIASLLAPSAYAPGHVVRCLASDVDEVALPVLKHSPILTDVELVDLLAEGSDAVQCAIASREGLPASVCAAICEVGCEQACRQLLENRSARILQSSLLRIAQRFEDRPDLCDQLLKTRDLPLTTRYQLLMRLAQNLDDHPIVLERVPENQRHTFLSDAEDKVVLRLALEAGADDLPEFVEHLRVNGKLTTRLLLRAVCCGRLRFFAAALANLGQVPLPRLCKLLVTVRRSALQAMLRKAGLPLRAHQAFLLAIDIARQADADFTYDLALDEARMLTETLLSEMQDGALGADEDVTAFLRRFAIDVARLEARLLVKNSGLQVTAAA; this is encoded by the coding sequence ATGAACGCACATGACTTTCACCCTCTGAACGAAGTTGACGAGCGCACCTTGGATATACGGGCCGCGGAAGAATTCGCGGAACGTTATTTGGCAGCCGAACCTGGCAGCCAGGAACAGACCAGCATGGCTGCAGCCTTGACGATTCTTCTCGACGACCCCAGCCGCGCTGTGCGCAAGGCGATAGCAAGCCTGCTTGCGCCAAGCGCCTACGCTCCCGGTCACGTCGTGCGCTGCCTCGCAAGTGATGTCGACGAAGTGGCTTTGCCGGTTCTCAAGCACTCTCCCATATTGACGGATGTCGAACTGGTCGACCTTCTTGCAGAAGGCAGCGACGCAGTTCAATGCGCCATCGCCTCGCGTGAGGGATTGCCGGCTTCTGTCTGCGCCGCCATCTGCGAGGTTGGCTGCGAGCAGGCCTGCAGACAGCTTCTGGAAAACAGAAGCGCCCGCATCCTGCAGTCCTCCCTCCTGCGTATCGCGCAAAGATTCGAAGACCGGCCGGACCTCTGCGACCAGCTTCTGAAAACCCGGGACCTGCCGCTGACCACGCGCTATCAGTTGCTGATGCGGCTCGCGCAGAACCTTGACGATCATCCGATCGTGCTGGAGCGCGTTCCGGAAAACCAGCGTCATACTTTCCTGAGCGATGCGGAAGACAAGGTCGTGCTGCGGCTGGCTCTCGAAGCCGGTGCAGACGATCTGCCGGAATTCGTCGAGCATCTTCGTGTCAATGGCAAGCTGACCACCCGGTTGCTGCTGCGCGCGGTCTGCTGTGGACGCTTGCGGTTTTTCGCTGCCGCTCTTGCCAACCTTGGCCAGGTGCCGTTGCCGAGGCTGTGCAAGCTTCTGGTGACGGTTCGACGGTCGGCGCTGCAGGCCATGCTCCGCAAGGCCGGTTTGCCTCTACGGGCTCATCAGGCCTTTCTGCTGGCCATTGACATTGCCCGGCAGGCGGATGCCGACTTCACCTATGATCTGGCGCTGGACGAAGCCCGCATGCTAACGGAAACACTGCTTTCCGAAATGCAGGACGGTGCCCTGGGGGCGGACGAAGACGTGACTGCATTCCTGCGCCGTTTCGCCATCGACGTTGCACGCTTGGAAGCGCGGCTATTGGTGAAGAACAGCGGCCTTCAGGTGACAGCCGCTGCTTGA
- a CDS encoding flavin reductase family protein, with protein MPILYPPGQRPTDPCSTKRKKNDHGLPHNPFKAIVAPRPIGWISTLDKDGKANLAPYSFFNAVCDTPPIVMFSSTGYKDSVSNIDATGEFVCNMANLGLKDEMNQTSASVAHEISEFDLAGLEMAASRLVKAPRVAKAVTALECKHLQTLRLKTLTGDDTDSYVVFGQVVGVHIDESVIVDGKVDVTLYKPLSRLGYMDYAVVNEVFQMGRPKV; from the coding sequence TTGCCGATATTGTATCCACCTGGACAGAGACCGACTGACCCATGTTCTACGAAACGGAAAAAAAACGACCACGGCCTGCCGCATAACCCGTTCAAGGCCATTGTCGCACCCCGGCCGATTGGCTGGATCTCCACACTCGACAAGGACGGCAAGGCCAACCTTGCACCCTACAGTTTCTTCAACGCGGTCTGCGATACACCGCCGATCGTGATGTTCTCGTCCACCGGCTACAAGGACAGCGTCTCCAACATCGACGCGACAGGGGAGTTCGTCTGCAACATGGCGAACCTAGGCCTCAAGGACGAGATGAACCAGACCTCCGCCTCCGTCGCACATGAGATCTCCGAGTTCGATCTGGCAGGGTTGGAGATGGCTGCCTCAAGACTGGTGAAAGCGCCTCGCGTTGCAAAGGCCGTCACTGCGCTGGAGTGCAAGCACCTTCAAACCTTGCGATTGAAGACGCTGACAGGAGACGACACCGACAGCTACGTCGTTTTCGGTCAGGTTGTCGGTGTCCACATCGATGAAAGCGTCATTGTCGACGGCAAGGTGGATGTTACGCTCTACAAGCCGCTATCCCGGCTTGGCTACATGGACTACGCCGTGGTGAACGAGGTGTTCCAGATGGGCCGGCCCAAAGTTTAA
- a CDS encoding caspase family protein, whose amino-acid sequence MKQILVSLLLLAFAASAAHAERRVALVIGNSGYEHVTQLTNPDNDAKGMAEKLTSLDFEVVTGTNLSLRDMRKTVREFIAKLEGADIALFFYAGHGLQVSGENYLVPIDAELNSYVDLEFEAMPANLILNAMEHSTKVNLVFLDACRNNPLAENLARSMGTRSGSVGRGLAKIGSGVGSLVSFATQPGNVALDGDGENSPFTTALLKHLGTPGQDITRDLVMVRRDVLEATKGQQVPWDNSSLTGEVILKQLEMVEPIEPEKPAINPQIELAYWDSIKSGESIAYFETYLSRYPDGQFADIARIRIDEIKAKAERDKAQQNKPDATAEITYWQTIQNSTRPEMFESYITRYPKGIYADLARLKIESIKRQAEAESLRKARASAAAPNPVPERTATKRDEEITVAALTPDETPAGVIPSPITPLSAEELATALQTELNRVGCSVGRVDGDWGNKSRRALRTYGREAGIDLASLDPSPAILDQLKKSTGRVCPLTCGRNQELKNGRCVATRKPEPSGNGSKPSTKSKTADSCPKNPTIYGNKIIGRVPGVGRQTLTHPCGRKLACKGSKASWILSCNWI is encoded by the coding sequence GTGAAGCAGATCCTCGTATCCCTTTTGCTTCTTGCGTTTGCCGCAAGCGCGGCACATGCCGAACGCCGGGTGGCGCTTGTGATCGGTAATTCCGGTTATGAACATGTCACCCAGCTCACCAATCCGGACAACGACGCCAAAGGCATGGCCGAAAAACTGACCAGTCTGGATTTCGAGGTCGTGACCGGCACCAACCTGTCGCTTCGGGATATGCGAAAGACAGTGCGGGAATTCATCGCCAAGCTCGAAGGTGCTGATATAGCCCTGTTCTTCTACGCAGGGCATGGCCTGCAGGTAAGTGGCGAGAACTATCTGGTGCCGATTGATGCCGAGCTGAATTCCTACGTCGATCTTGAATTCGAGGCGATGCCGGCAAATCTCATTCTCAATGCCATGGAGCATTCCACCAAGGTCAATCTGGTGTTTCTGGACGCCTGCCGGAACAATCCGCTGGCTGAAAACCTTGCGCGGTCCATGGGCACACGTTCCGGTTCTGTTGGCCGGGGCCTTGCCAAGATCGGCTCCGGTGTCGGCTCCCTGGTTTCCTTCGCCACCCAGCCGGGCAATGTCGCGCTTGACGGCGATGGCGAGAACAGCCCCTTCACCACGGCCTTGCTGAAACATCTCGGCACACCCGGACAGGATATTACCCGGGATCTGGTAATGGTGCGACGTGACGTTCTGGAAGCCACCAAAGGTCAGCAGGTTCCCTGGGACAATTCCTCGCTGACTGGCGAAGTGATCCTCAAGCAGCTTGAGATGGTGGAGCCCATTGAGCCGGAAAAACCAGCGATCAACCCGCAGATCGAGCTGGCTTACTGGGATTCGATCAAGTCCGGCGAATCCATTGCCTATTTTGAAACCTACCTGAGCCGTTACCCCGACGGCCAGTTTGCCGACATCGCCCGGATCCGTATCGACGAAATCAAGGCAAAGGCCGAACGTGACAAGGCCCAGCAGAACAAGCCGGATGCAACGGCTGAGATCACCTACTGGCAAACAATCCAGAATTCGACCCGGCCGGAGATGTTCGAAAGTTACATTACCCGGTATCCAAAAGGGATCTACGCCGACCTTGCGCGGTTGAAGATCGAATCGATCAAACGCCAGGCCGAAGCAGAAAGCCTCCGCAAGGCCCGGGCCTCAGCGGCCGCGCCCAACCCGGTGCCTGAAAGAACTGCTACCAAACGCGACGAGGAAATCACCGTTGCCGCGTTGACACCTGACGAAACACCGGCAGGCGTCATTCCTTCGCCAATCACACCGCTCTCCGCTGAAGAACTGGCTACGGCTCTGCAGACTGAACTCAACCGCGTCGGTTGTTCGGTTGGCAGGGTTGATGGCGATTGGGGCAACAAGAGCCGTCGGGCACTGAGGACCTATGGACGCGAAGCGGGCATCGATCTTGCCTCACTCGACCCAAGTCCCGCTATTTTGGACCAGCTCAAGAAATCAACCGGACGCGTTTGCCCGCTCACCTGTGGACGGAACCAGGAACTGAAGAACGGTCGCTGTGTCGCAACCAGAAAACCTGAACCTTCCGGCAACGGCTCCAAGCCGAGCACCAAGTCCAAGACCGCCGACAGTTGCCCGAAAAACCCGACTATTTACGGCAACAAGATCATCGGTAGAGTGCCCGGTGTCGGACGACAGACGTTGACACACCCGTGCGGCAGGAAGCTCGCTTGCAAAGGTTCAAAGGCCAGCTGGATATTGAGCTGCAACTGGATTTAG